DNA sequence from the Prolixibacter sp. SD074 genome:
GCGGGCAATTGAACGGCGTGACGGCCCAATTGCATCCTTATTTCGAAGAGCTGGAGAAAATTTTTCAGGGTGTTTCACTGATTTATGAACTCACGCCGAAAACCCTCGATAAAATTGTTGGCTTTGGTGAACGAATGTCCTCACTGCTGATTAGTGAGTTTTTGAAGGCAGAACTGATTGACAGCGCGGCAGTCATTAAAACGGATGAAAATTTTGGCCGTGCGTATGTCGATTTGGACAAAACCTATCAATTAATAGCCGAACGCTGCAGTAACCTGAAAGGGGTGGCTGTGGCTCCGGGCTTCATTTCGTCTTCATCAAATGGCGTGATGACCACGCTCGGACGTGGAGGCTCCGATTATACGGCGGCGTTGTTTGCTGCAGCGCTTGATGCCGAAAAGCTGGAAATATGGACTGACGTGGATGGTTTTATGACAGCCGATCCGCGCGTTATCAGCAAGGCATATCCTATTCCGTCGCTAACCTATTCGGAGGCAATGGAATTATCGCACTTTGGTGCGAAGGTGATTTACCCGCCCACGATCTTGCCCGTTTACAAAAAAGGCATTCCGGTCCAGATAAAAAATACCATGGCCCCCAATGCCGAAGGGACGCTCATCGGGTTGGAGGAGACGAATTGGAAAGATCGGCCCATCAAAGGAATTTCGTCCATGTCGGGTATTACCCTGATTACCGTTCAGGGCCTCGGGATGATTGGCGTAACCGGAATATCGGCCCGGATTTTCGGCGTGCTGGCGCGAAAAGAAATCAATGTGATACTCATCTCGCAGGCTTCATCCGAGAACTCCATCAGCTTTGCAGTGGATTCGGTTTCTGCAGAGGTGGCGCGTGAAGGTATTGAAGATGAATTTGCTGCGGAAATAGCTTCCGGGCGTATCAATAAAATAACGATCGAAGAGAACCTCTCAATTGTGGCGATTGTCGGCGAGCACATGAAACATTCGGCCGGTATTGCCGGAAAACTTTTCCATACCATCGGGAAAAACGGGATCAACGTAGTCGCCATTGCGCAGGGGGCCTCCGAACAAAATATTTCGTGGGTCGTGAAACATTCCGATTTACGAAAAACATTGAATGTGGTCCATGAATCGTTCTTCCTGTCACCTTATATCGAACTGAATATCTTCCTGGTCGGAATCGGCACCGTTGGCCGCGACTTGTTGAAACAGATAGAGCGGCAGCAACCCCGTTTGACGCGGGAGCACCGTTTGAAAATAAAACTGGCCGGCGTAGCAAATTCACGCAAAATGTATTTCAACCGCGACGGTATCCAGGTACGCGAAGTAGACAACCTGCTGAAGTCTTCGGACGAGAAGTCGAATATGTCGGCTTTTTGCCGGAAGATGATTGATTTGAACATGTTTAACTCCGTATTTGTCGATTGCACGGCTAGTGCCGAAATAGCGGGGCATTACCATCATATTCTCGATAACTTTATCTCGGTAGTGGCGGCAAACAAGGTCGCGGCTTCTTCGTCTTTCAGCCGGTATAAAAAACTGAAAGATACGGCCAGTAAAAAAGGTGTGAAATTCCTGTTCGAAACGAACGTTGGAGCTGGATTACCATTGATTTCCACTATTAATGACCTGCAACGTTCGGGTGACCGTATCCAGCGTATCGAAGCGGTTCTTTCCGGGACATTGAACTTCATTTTCAATACGCTAAGCGAAGAAATTCCGTTGAGCATGGCTATCCGAATGGCGAAGGACAAAGGGTATGCGGAACCCGATCCGCGTGTCGATTTAAGCGGTATCGATGTGGTACGTAAGCTGGTTATCCTTGCCCGTGAATCCGGGTACGAAATCGAGAAAGAAGACGTGAAAATAGAACCATTCATCCCGCAAAAATACTTTGATGGAACGCTGGACGAATTCTGGGAAACGATCAACGAAATGGATGAAGAATTTGAGCAACGCCGGAAGGAATTGGTTGCTAATAACCAACGCTGGCGCTTTGTTGGTAAATTCGAAAATCGCCAGGCCGAAGTGGCTTTGCGCGTAGTGGATGCCCGCCATCCGTTCTTCGACCTCGAAGGCAGTAACAACATTGTATTGCTCACCAGCGAGCGGTACAACGAGTTTCCGATGCTAATCAAAGGATACGGAGCAGGCGCTGCTGTAACAGCAGCCGGCGTATTTGCCGATTTGATCAAGGTTTCGAATATATAATGAATGTGGAATTGAAAATAGATTAGAAAGACAATGAAATATATAGTAATCCTTGGAGACGGAATGGCTGATTTGCCCGAGCCATCAAAAGGAAACCTAACCCCGCTGATGGCAGCCAATACGCCGCATTTGGACAAGCTGGCGGCAATGGGGAAGAGCGGGTTGTTCAAAACCATTCCCGAGTCGTTGCACCCGGGAAGTGAAGTGGCCAATATGGCGGTGCTGGGTTACGATGTGGAAGCTGTTTTTGAAGGCCGTGGCGTGTTGGAAGCTGCCAGCATGGGCGTGGAACTGCAACCCGGCGATTTAGCCATGCGCTGTAACCTGGTGTGCGTGGAGGGAGATATCCTGAAAAACCATTCAGCCGGACATATCGGGACCGAAGAAGGTGCAGAACTGATTGCTTATCTGAACGAGAAGCTGGGAACTGAAATTATACGTTTCTATCCGGGCGTGTCGTACCGTCATCTGCTGGTTATTAAAGGCGGCAATAAAATGGTGAAATGTGTTCCTCCCCACGATGTGCCTGAAAAGCCTTTTGCCGGTTTGTTGCCTGAAGCGTTATCGCCGGAAGGCAAAGAAACAGCGGAGTTGATTCGTCAGTTGATTCTGGGTTCACAAAAAATACTGGCCGATCATCCGGTTAACCGGAAAAGGAGAGAGGCCGGAAAAGATCCGGCGACTTCCGTGTGGCCGTGGTCACCCGGTTACAAACCGAAGATGCAGACGTTGCAGGAAATGTATGGCCTTGGGCCTGCTGCCGTGATTTCGGCGGTCGATCTCATCCAGGGCATTGGCGT
Encoded proteins:
- the thrA gene encoding bifunctional aspartate kinase/homoserine dehydrogenase I; this encodes MKILKFGGTSVGSHENVRRIDEIVKGQNTPVIVVVSALSGITDTLLLTARTTAEGGEFTTGLSAIRTRHEEMAGQLFAGGQLNGVTAQLHPYFEELEKIFQGVSLIYELTPKTLDKIVGFGERMSSLLISEFLKAELIDSAAVIKTDENFGRAYVDLDKTYQLIAERCSNLKGVAVAPGFISSSSNGVMTTLGRGGSDYTAALFAAALDAEKLEIWTDVDGFMTADPRVISKAYPIPSLTYSEAMELSHFGAKVIYPPTILPVYKKGIPVQIKNTMAPNAEGTLIGLEETNWKDRPIKGISSMSGITLITVQGLGMIGVTGISARIFGVLARKEINVILISQASSENSISFAVDSVSAEVAREGIEDEFAAEIASGRINKITIEENLSIVAIVGEHMKHSAGIAGKLFHTIGKNGINVVAIAQGASEQNISWVVKHSDLRKTLNVVHESFFLSPYIELNIFLVGIGTVGRDLLKQIERQQPRLTREHRLKIKLAGVANSRKMYFNRDGIQVREVDNLLKSSDEKSNMSAFCRKMIDLNMFNSVFVDCTASAEIAGHYHHILDNFISVVAANKVAASSSFSRYKKLKDTASKKGVKFLFETNVGAGLPLISTINDLQRSGDRIQRIEAVLSGTLNFIFNTLSEEIPLSMAIRMAKDKGYAEPDPRVDLSGIDVVRKLVILARESGYEIEKEDVKIEPFIPQKYFDGTLDEFWETINEMDEEFEQRRKELVANNQRWRFVGKFENRQAEVALRVVDARHPFFDLEGSNNIVLLTSERYNEFPMLIKGYGAGAAVTAAGVFADLIKVSNI
- a CDS encoding cofactor-independent phosphoglycerate mutase; translated protein: MKYIVILGDGMADLPEPSKGNLTPLMAANTPHLDKLAAMGKSGLFKTIPESLHPGSEVANMAVLGYDVEAVFEGRGVLEAASMGVELQPGDLAMRCNLVCVEGDILKNHSAGHIGTEEGAELIAYLNEKLGTEIIRFYPGVSYRHLLVIKGGNKMVKCVPPHDVPEKPFAGLLPEALSPEGKETAELIRQLILGSQKILADHPVNRKRREAGKDPATSVWPWSPGYKPKMQTLQEMYGLGPAAVISAVDLIQGIGVYAGMDVIKVEGATGLYDTNYEGKAQATIDALRDHDFVYLHIEASDEAGHEGDYDLKVKTIEYLDNRVVRYLLEETAKMDEPVALSLLPDHPTPWKIRTHTRDAIPFVIYRPGETPDDVTGYTEQAAAKGAYGTVEGNQFMKKFLGTE